The Pseudomonas orientalis genome contains a region encoding:
- the tssK gene encoding type VI secretion system baseplate subunit TssK, with the protein MHAHKVIWQEGMLLRPQHLQHNDRHYQQQLNQTRLLGPDAWGFLTLELDVQYLNLGKLVVTQASGVLPDGTLFDHGTAMEPLVLQVPANAGEQAVYLALLLATDNQIEARQPEQGDVLARYLSCEVEVGDSNAGTGSRCLIQCARPDLRLLLGERQREQGYVKLKVAQVLESTDAGGVRLDAEFVPTFMFMQGHGYVASCLKEVIGLLVSRGDAIAARIRGERTAAGTQVGDFLMLQVINRTELALRHCLSQARVRPETVFAALLALLGELSTFASDSRRAELDVQYRHADQGASFRGLMDAVRGVLSVVLEQHSIELTLQQRQYGVLVCPVSDLKLLGTATFILAASAQSDSEQLRQRLPAHLKIGPVERIRELVNLHLAGIKVKPLPVAPRQIPFHADKTYFMLDMSARDIAQLQQSGGFAFHVGGEFSGLELTFWAIRN; encoded by the coding sequence ATGCACGCACATAAAGTCATATGGCAGGAAGGCATGCTGTTGCGGCCACAGCACTTGCAGCACAACGACCGGCATTACCAGCAGCAGCTCAACCAGACGCGTCTGCTGGGCCCTGATGCCTGGGGATTCCTCACGCTGGAATTGGATGTGCAGTACCTCAACCTGGGCAAGCTGGTGGTCACTCAAGCCAGCGGTGTGTTGCCGGACGGCACTCTGTTCGACCACGGTACCGCCATGGAACCGCTGGTATTACAGGTGCCCGCCAATGCCGGGGAACAGGCCGTTTACCTGGCGCTGTTACTGGCGACCGACAATCAGATTGAAGCCCGTCAACCGGAGCAGGGCGATGTCCTGGCGCGCTACCTCAGCTGTGAAGTGGAGGTAGGCGATTCGAATGCCGGGACCGGCTCGCGTTGTCTGATTCAGTGCGCGCGGCCTGATCTGCGTCTCCTGCTGGGTGAGCGGCAGCGGGAACAGGGTTACGTCAAACTCAAGGTCGCACAGGTGCTGGAGTCTACCGACGCGGGGGGCGTGCGTCTGGACGCGGAGTTCGTGCCTACGTTTATGTTTATGCAGGGCCACGGGTATGTAGCCTCGTGTCTCAAGGAGGTGATCGGCTTGCTTGTGTCGCGGGGCGATGCCATCGCTGCGCGGATCAGGGGGGAGCGCACCGCCGCCGGCACTCAGGTGGGCGATTTTCTGATGCTGCAAGTTATCAATCGTACCGAGCTTGCGCTGCGTCACTGCTTGAGCCAGGCCCGGGTTCGCCCTGAAACGGTGTTTGCTGCACTGCTGGCCCTGCTCGGCGAGTTATCAACGTTCGCCAGCGATAGCAGGCGCGCTGAGCTGGACGTGCAGTACCGGCACGCCGACCAGGGGGCAAGCTTCCGTGGGCTGATGGACGCGGTGCGTGGCGTGCTGTCGGTCGTGCTGGAACAACACTCTATCGAGTTGACGTTGCAACAACGTCAGTACGGCGTACTGGTTTGCCCGGTAAGCGACTTGAAATTGCTGGGCACTGCGACGTTCATCCTGGCGGCCTCCGCGCAGTCTGATTCGGAGCAATTACGCCAACGCCTGCCAGCGCATCTGAAAATCGGCCCCGTTGAGCGCATACGCGAGCTGGTCAACCTGCACCTGGCGGGAATCAAGGTCAAGCCACTGCCCGTAGCACCGCGCCAGATTCCGTTTCATGCCGACAAGACTTATTTCATGCTGGACATGAGTGCCCGCGACATCGCGCAGTTGCAGCAGTCGGGTGGGTTCGCCTTCCATGTGGGGGGCGAATTCTCCGGGCTTGAGTTGACCTTCTGGGCCATCAGGAATTGA
- the icmH gene encoding type IVB secretion system protein IcmH/DotU, whose amino-acid sequence MDSEYSQDEKTVLLDRDGHGPAQGPLTQFPSPPRYEQLQDRMIYASQALDAHSFTTMLNPLVPAAWEVLSQVVRLKGCSGRENLVTINDRLSSAVTQFETRALQGGVENTQVMSARYVLCSLIDEAVVTTAWGARSDWSKMSLLSRFHHETFGGEKVFQLLERLARDPIKNVAMLELGYLCLSLGFEGKFRVMERGMLHLEAVRDGLYRQIRQVRGNPSSAPVLPAGQGRARSRRIRVIPARWCVAFTLCCLLAMYAGFCWVLERERANALQPLQLSASELTRTPL is encoded by the coding sequence ATGGACAGTGAATATTCGCAGGATGAAAAAACCGTCCTGCTCGACCGCGACGGCCATGGGCCCGCACAAGGGCCGCTCACACAGTTCCCCTCGCCGCCACGCTACGAACAGTTACAGGATCGGATGATCTACGCGAGCCAGGCGTTGGACGCACACAGCTTCACGACGATGCTCAACCCGCTGGTGCCCGCGGCTTGGGAGGTATTGTCGCAAGTGGTCCGGCTCAAGGGCTGCTCCGGTCGTGAAAACCTCGTCACGATCAACGATCGATTGTCATCGGCGGTGACTCAATTCGAAACCCGTGCCCTGCAGGGAGGCGTTGAAAACACTCAGGTCATGTCTGCGCGCTACGTGTTGTGCAGCCTGATTGACGAAGCCGTCGTCACCACGGCGTGGGGCGCTCGAAGCGACTGGTCGAAGATGAGCCTCTTGAGCCGCTTTCACCACGAGACGTTTGGCGGCGAGAAGGTCTTCCAGTTGCTCGAACGCCTGGCGCGTGACCCGATAAAAAACGTCGCGATGCTTGAGTTGGGGTACCTGTGCCTGTCCCTGGGGTTCGAAGGAAAGTTTCGCGTGATGGAGCGGGGGATGCTGCATCTCGAGGCCGTTCGCGATGGCCTGTATCGACAGATCCGGCAGGTGCGTGGCAACCCGTCGTCGGCGCCGGTCTTGCCGGCCGGGCAGGGGCGCGCGCGAAGCAGGCGCATACGCGTCATCCCTGCTCGCTGGTGTGTTGCCTTCACGCTGTGCTGTTTGCTCGCGATGTACGCGGGCTTCTGCTGGGTGTTGGAGCGAGAACGGGCGAACGCGCTGCAGCCTCTTCAACTTTCGGCGTCGGAGCTTACCCGCACGCCCTTGTAA
- the tssM gene encoding type VI secretion system membrane subunit TssM yields MNAFFKGVGAVLGRVWVWSLILVLCCAVLVWCVGPLLAVDDHRFWQGATARLVTISVLFLLWGLAMVMADGRRAAARETPDSPASQPALAAVEEERKHVHGRFREALHRLKTSPRYAERTARWRHDLPWYLVIGEPRSGKTQLLKAAGLRSPLDQMDTGATGSSAQCDWYFADDAVLIDTPGRYLLQPDRSVDVAGWTTLLNRLKWRNRVRPLNGVVVTLSADSLLNANEHDLEQLARHVLSRLQEIQQVLHVDVPVYLVLTQADQLSGFTEYFDSPSADDVDAVLGQPLGADKAGNDMTRVRQAFEQLLQRLHTELIERLHQERNVERRRQMLELPQQAARMGEQLCLFIEWVFGAHRYQRSNGLRGFYLTCASDMRSYFVQGLFSRVIFAEADLAALQSRERQRIWRRNGLLGSAAALVLACAGGLWMHSYAINQQRLARIAALSAPVAPGSDETLTTLALLDARWAATRVFPPAGDTALIERAGLYQGEVSRPWVTRAYEQALQQRLLGRTAALLEEQVRASLGDRERLLDNLRAYLMLNLRERRDTTWLAQHVASFWSLRFAGDMPVQTRLNEHWARLLEQPFSAPLNDELVAQARAALRGESLADVVYRVLREQSRDLEPLRLAEGKVFAAIEPSVPGFYTKRYVQYFETQGPRLVNAIAQDNWVLGEGTDLSAEDLQRLMTELQQRYFSEYAQAWSDVLGRVRLLPTDSLRGDAERLAGLTSAQSPVLLLLQQLRENTRLLPGLELPATAAQPAGALGSIAKAALAQGQASLGDSARRALQRRFEPLHQLLDEQQNPGAELTRGLGLLDQLHLQLAALNREGSPEQAAFLRAKRRMEGQQDVLGDLRETAARLPLPLAGWFEGIAEETWRHVLDQAYAHVNQHYQSEVQGLYARTIRQRYPFTAHATSDVALEDFREFFKPQGVLARFYEAYLRSFVSADGTRYRLRGLDGQGLPISRSLLDQLTKAQLIRRGFFTEEQGELAVRFTLAPYSLDQSVNRATLRLGGQQLEYRHGPIIPMAFRWPIEADNGRASLVLERDTELRPLGIEKNTGAWSLFRFFDLLHREPATGGNAQIVKADLAGLRAHYLLTSQRTPSPFEMDTWRTFRLPEQL; encoded by the coding sequence ATGAACGCATTTTTCAAGGGCGTGGGCGCCGTGCTGGGCAGAGTCTGGGTTTGGAGCCTGATACTGGTGCTTTGCTGCGCTGTGCTGGTGTGGTGTGTCGGGCCGCTGCTGGCTGTGGACGACCACCGGTTCTGGCAGGGCGCGACTGCCCGCCTGGTCACCATCAGCGTTTTGTTTCTGCTGTGGGGGTTGGCGATGGTCATGGCGGATGGGCGCCGCGCCGCCGCACGCGAAACGCCGGATTCGCCAGCGAGCCAACCTGCGCTGGCGGCGGTGGAGGAGGAACGCAAGCACGTCCATGGCCGTTTCAGGGAAGCGCTGCACCGGTTGAAAACGTCCCCTCGCTATGCGGAGCGCACTGCGCGTTGGCGCCATGACTTGCCCTGGTACCTGGTGATCGGTGAACCGCGCAGTGGCAAGACCCAGCTATTGAAAGCCGCCGGGTTGCGGTCACCGCTCGATCAGATGGACACAGGGGCCACGGGCAGCAGTGCGCAGTGTGACTGGTACTTTGCCGACGACGCTGTGCTCATCGACACGCCAGGGCGCTACCTGCTTCAACCCGACCGTTCGGTGGATGTCGCCGGCTGGACCACACTGTTGAACAGGCTGAAGTGGCGGAACCGAGTGCGTCCGCTCAACGGCGTGGTGGTGACGCTCTCGGCGGACAGCCTTCTGAACGCTAACGAGCACGACCTGGAGCAGTTGGCACGCCATGTGCTTTCGCGCCTGCAGGAAATCCAGCAGGTGCTGCATGTGGATGTACCTGTCTACCTGGTGTTGACCCAGGCTGATCAACTGTCGGGGTTCACCGAGTACTTCGACTCACCCTCGGCGGACGATGTCGACGCGGTGCTGGGCCAGCCGCTGGGGGCTGATAAGGCGGGCAATGACATGACCCGGGTTCGCCAGGCGTTCGAGCAGTTGCTGCAACGTTTGCACACTGAATTGATCGAGCGATTGCACCAGGAGCGCAATGTCGAGCGTCGCAGGCAGATGCTTGAGCTTCCCCAGCAGGCGGCGCGAATGGGCGAGCAGTTGTGCCTGTTCATCGAGTGGGTGTTTGGTGCCCATCGCTACCAGCGCAGCAACGGTTTACGCGGGTTCTACCTGACCTGTGCCAGTGACATGCGCAGCTATTTCGTGCAGGGGCTGTTCAGCCGGGTGATTTTTGCCGAGGCGGATCTGGCCGCGTTGCAGAGCCGCGAGCGACAGCGCATCTGGCGGCGCAACGGCTTGCTGGGGAGTGCCGCTGCGCTGGTTCTGGCGTGTGCCGGTGGGCTGTGGATGCACAGTTACGCGATCAACCAGCAGCGTTTGGCTCGGATCGCTGCACTCAGCGCACCCGTTGCCCCAGGTAGCGATGAAACCTTGACGACCCTGGCGCTGCTGGACGCGCGCTGGGCGGCAACCCGGGTGTTTCCCCCCGCAGGCGACACTGCGCTGATTGAGCGTGCCGGCCTGTATCAAGGCGAGGTCAGCCGTCCATGGGTGACGCGCGCCTATGAGCAGGCGTTGCAGCAGCGACTACTGGGCCGCACCGCGGCCCTGCTGGAAGAGCAGGTACGCGCCAGCCTCGGCGACAGGGAACGCCTGCTCGACAACCTGCGTGCGTACCTGATGCTCAATCTGCGCGAGCGGCGTGATACCACGTGGCTGGCGCAGCATGTGGCGAGCTTTTGGTCGCTGCGGTTTGCCGGTGACATGCCGGTGCAGACGCGCCTGAATGAACATTGGGCGCGACTGCTCGAACAGCCGTTTTCAGCACCTCTCAATGACGAGTTGGTGGCTCAGGCGCGTGCCGCGCTGCGGGGAGAGTCATTGGCCGATGTGGTGTATCGGGTGCTGCGCGAACAATCGCGCGACCTGGAGCCGTTGCGCCTGGCCGAGGGCAAGGTATTTGCGGCCATCGAGCCCTCTGTTCCCGGTTTCTACACCAAGAGGTACGTGCAGTATTTCGAGACCCAGGGCCCCCGGCTGGTGAACGCCATCGCCCAGGATAATTGGGTACTGGGGGAAGGCACTGACTTGAGCGCCGAGGATTTGCAGCGTCTGATGACCGAACTGCAACAGCGCTACTTCAGCGAATACGCCCAGGCCTGGAGCGACGTCCTCGGGCGTGTCAGGCTGCTGCCAACCGACAGCCTTCGCGGGGATGCCGAACGGCTCGCGGGGCTGACCTCGGCGCAATCGCCGGTACTGCTGTTATTGCAGCAGCTTCGTGAGAACACCCGTTTATTGCCTGGCCTGGAGTTGCCGGCCACGGCGGCCCAGCCGGCAGGCGCGTTGGGCAGCATTGCCAAGGCGGCGTTGGCGCAGGGGCAGGCAAGCCTGGGCGACTCGGCGCGCCGAGCCTTGCAACGGCGGTTTGAACCGCTGCACCAATTGCTGGACGAGCAGCAGAATCCCGGCGCCGAGCTGACCCGGGGGCTGGGCCTGCTCGACCAATTGCACCTGCAATTGGCGGCGTTAAACCGTGAGGGTTCGCCTGAGCAGGCGGCGTTTTTACGGGCAAAGCGGCGCATGGAGGGCCAGCAGGACGTGCTGGGCGACCTGCGTGAAACAGCCGCCCGTCTGCCGCTTCCGCTGGCCGGTTGGTTCGAAGGGATTGCCGAAGAAACCTGGCGCCATGTGCTGGACCAGGCCTATGCCCACGTCAATCAGCACTACCAGAGCGAGGTGCAGGGTCTTTACGCCAGGACGATTCGCCAACGGTATCCGTTCACTGCCCACGCTACGAGTGATGTGGCCCTTGAAGATTTTCGCGAGTTTTTCAAACCCCAGGGTGTCCTGGCGCGTTTTTACGAGGCGTACCTGCGCTCTTTTGTCAGCGCCGATGGTACGCGCTACCGGTTACGCGGACTGGACGGGCAGGGTTTACCCATCTCGCGCTCACTGCTGGATCAATTGACGAAAGCCCAGCTTATCCGACGTGGCTTCTTCACCGAGGAGCAGGGTGAGCTGGCCGTGCGTTTCACCCTGGCGCCCTACAGCCTGGATCAGTCGGTCAACCGCGCGACTTTGCGCTTGGGTGGACAGCAGTTGGAATACCGGCACGGCCCGATCATCCCCATGGCGTTTCGCTGGCCCATCGAAGCGGACAACGGTCGTGCCAGCCTCGTGCTGGAGAGAGACACTGAACTGCGGCCCCTGGGTATCGAGAAGAACACCGGCGCCTGGTCGTTGTTCCGGTTTTTCGACCTGCTGCACCGAGAGCCTGCCACTGGTGGCAACGCGCAGATCGTCAAGGCCGACCTGGCGGGGCTGCGCGCCCATTACCTGCTGACGAGCCAGCGAACACCCAGCCCATTTGAAATGGACACGTGGCGCACCTTTCGCCTGCCGGAGCAACTGTGA
- a CDS encoding PP2C family protein-serine/threonine phosphatase has translation MSPTWRSAGRTQRGQSRPRNEDALLDCPQLGCWAVADGMGGHRHGDVASQWVIGSLAALPARGSLDQRVDAVRQSLQGVNQRLANARQAPGVSGNTMTGSTVVTLLLEHGRAACVWAGDSRCYLWREQTLYQLSRDHSLLQHLMDERRLSATQARAHPDARALTRAVGGHSPLRLEVLELRTRPGDVFLLCSDGLYQALSHAQLGRALSAGGPRQVVDRLFASALHTPARDDLTAVVVQS, from the coding sequence GTGAGCCCCACATGGCGCAGTGCCGGGCGTACACAGCGCGGGCAATCACGGCCGCGTAATGAGGATGCCTTGCTCGATTGCCCGCAGCTGGGCTGTTGGGCCGTGGCGGACGGCATGGGCGGGCACCGGCACGGCGATGTCGCCAGCCAGTGGGTGATCGGCAGCCTGGCTGCGTTGCCCGCGCGGGGCAGTCTTGATCAGCGGGTCGATGCGGTCCGGCAGAGCTTGCAGGGTGTCAATCAGCGGCTGGCGAATGCGCGGCAGGCGCCAGGGGTATCCGGCAATACCATGACAGGCAGCACGGTAGTGACGCTATTGCTGGAGCACGGGCGTGCGGCGTGTGTGTGGGCGGGGGACAGCCGCTGTTATCTGTGGCGCGAGCAGACCCTGTACCAGCTGTCCCGGGATCATTCGCTGTTGCAGCATCTTATGGACGAGCGTCGGCTGAGTGCAACCCAGGCTCGGGCTCACCCTGATGCCAGAGCCTTGACCCGTGCGGTTGGCGGGCACTCGCCCTTGCGGTTGGAGGTGCTGGAGCTCAGGACCCGCCCCGGCGATGTATTTTTACTGTGCAGCGATGGTCTCTACCAGGCCCTCAGCCATGCCCAACTGGGCCGGGCGTTGAGCGCGGGCGGGCCGCGACAGGTCGTGGACAGATTGTTCGCCAGCGCGCTGCACACTCCGGCGCGCGACGATCTGACCGCCGTGGTGGTGCAGTCATGA
- a CDS encoding serine/threonine-protein kinase, giving the protein MKTGSTPVLLVGRYHLEQILGRGGMGVVYRARDLLQEQFGEPCSGVALKLLDESLSACPDAHVLLHSEFALSRRLRHEHVVRMYSFEVDTCSQIAFFTMELLHGMTLDRLLLECPDGLPWSELQPIALQLLDALAYAHQHNVLHGDIKPANVIVGEEGVRLFDFGLGQSIVQTTADLPSVSRSRLNAWTRAYAAPELLAGGTLTPAADLYGVACVLYELAQGRRRDDHPPGHRLSRPTQLPRRCWPALHTALAADPQRRTLTVAELREAIDCKRPRWYGWPPRQPLKSCSWQ; this is encoded by the coding sequence ATGAAGACAGGATCGACTCCGGTGTTGCTGGTCGGGCGCTACCACCTTGAGCAAATCTTGGGCCGGGGTGGAATGGGCGTGGTGTACCGCGCGCGCGATCTGTTGCAGGAGCAGTTCGGCGAACCTTGTTCAGGTGTGGCGCTCAAGCTGCTGGACGAGTCTTTATCGGCGTGCCCGGATGCCCATGTATTGCTGCACAGCGAGTTTGCGTTGTCTCGTCGCCTGCGCCACGAACATGTAGTGAGGATGTATTCGTTTGAGGTAGATACCTGCAGCCAGATCGCTTTTTTCACCATGGAGCTGCTGCATGGCATGACGCTTGACCGGTTGCTGCTGGAATGTCCCGACGGACTGCCCTGGTCGGAACTGCAACCGATTGCCCTGCAACTGCTGGATGCGTTGGCTTACGCCCATCAACATAACGTGCTCCATGGCGATATCAAACCGGCCAATGTCATCGTGGGAGAAGAGGGCGTGCGCCTGTTCGATTTCGGCCTGGGGCAGTCCATTGTGCAAACCACGGCAGACTTGCCGAGTGTGAGTCGCAGCCGGTTGAATGCCTGGACTCGCGCCTATGCAGCGCCTGAGTTACTCGCCGGTGGCACGTTGACGCCCGCGGCTGACCTGTATGGTGTGGCGTGTGTTCTGTATGAGCTGGCCCAGGGGCGTCGCCGTGACGATCACCCACCGGGCCACAGACTGTCACGGCCCACGCAGTTGCCCCGGCGTTGCTGGCCGGCACTGCACACTGCGTTGGCAGCGGACCCGCAACGGCGGACCCTGACGGTGGCCGAATTGCGCGAGGCCATCGATTGCAAGCGGCCTCGCTGGTACGGCTGGCCGCCGCGTCAGCCGCTCAAGTCATGCAGTTGGCAGTAA
- a CDS encoding DUF6388 family protein, with amino-acid sequence MSAPGDNYQRALDRFLREHPDVAAELDSLNPLAAQARGESVAQYRTERLYEAFEAQAEREGLFAWELTLKLTTENSEAFEAQRLEVHKEVAQMAGMSWADYCQLHDLSG; translated from the coding sequence TTGTCGGCACCTGGCGATAACTATCAACGCGCATTGGACCGGTTCCTGCGCGAACACCCGGATGTGGCCGCCGAGCTGGACAGCCTCAACCCCCTGGCCGCCCAAGCCAGGGGGGAAAGCGTGGCGCAGTATCGTACCGAACGTCTATACGAAGCATTCGAGGCGCAGGCCGAGCGCGAAGGCCTGTTCGCCTGGGAGCTGACCCTCAAGCTGACGACCGAAAACAGCGAAGCCTTCGAAGCCCAGCGCCTTGAGGTGCATAAGGAAGTCGCACAGATGGCCGGCATGAGCTGGGCCGATTACTGCCAACTGCATGACTTGAGCGGCTGA
- a CDS encoding EAL domain-containing protein, which yields MAQTLFKLFLTQRLAALASIESLRAIREGLLWILPCLLVSAGFLILSECARMLGFSPQTVSFLAGLHDRISAVMPLLVAASIGYMLAIQHRLPQLPIAFLCLTHVVVATFVLREYPRASATFLLFIAIASPLINVPAIAWLHRVRWTRLVHEDLIGHNLKGTINMVLPGVISALALVVVLSLLLQIPYVGQLQGPQVLNALQAPYGSGLFVTLMNSLLWFFGIHGVYALQPLFDVLDQAVTLNAAALAAGEPVRYLLNSGLLGSFAFIGGSGSALCLLLAILLFSRSRSMRLLAMASLPLSLFNVSEVLLFGLPIILNPRLFIPFLLVPALNAMVALAVVQLGWVSPAVASVPFTAPVLLNAYLSTHGDVAAVVLQIVLTGLGTLVYAPYVRAIHRQASEGGTVYLKSLDMTFRGLEEKGRLLEFDPILASHRTLARQAVELSRIQQISDYDFYLEFQPQVSTRTGLCTGCEALMRARDAQGTVHSPWEFLQWLAQARLMPDVDVWVASQAVRQHQKWKKAGFELPITINVSSFTLKDAAYGDRLVEILAQAHGWVSVEITEDALVSDIQAARQTIGKLQALGAKVYIDDFGTGFSALSYLHQFPVDFIKIDRSFVVAQHDPKGAQVLTGMLRFCEALNLGVVVEGVETAEQLAFLNTGAELFIQGWYFSRALPGDEVPQFVRERAALA from the coding sequence ATGGCGCAAACGCTGTTCAAACTTTTCCTTACCCAGCGCCTGGCGGCCCTGGCCAGTATCGAGTCGTTGCGTGCGATTCGCGAGGGATTGTTGTGGATCCTGCCTTGCCTGCTGGTCTCCGCCGGTTTCCTTATCCTGTCCGAATGCGCCAGGATGCTTGGGTTCAGCCCTCAGACCGTCAGCTTCCTGGCAGGTCTGCATGACCGCATCAGCGCGGTCATGCCGCTGCTGGTCGCCGCCTCCATCGGCTACATGCTAGCCATTCAGCACCGCTTGCCACAGTTGCCGATCGCCTTCTTGTGCCTTACCCATGTGGTGGTGGCTACGTTTGTGTTGCGTGAATACCCTCGAGCGTCGGCCACCTTTCTGCTGTTCATTGCCATCGCCTCGCCGCTGATCAATGTGCCCGCCATTGCCTGGCTGCACCGTGTTCGCTGGACACGCCTGGTCCATGAAGACCTGATCGGACACAACCTCAAAGGCACGATCAACATGGTGTTGCCCGGCGTGATCAGCGCGTTGGCACTGGTGGTGGTGCTGTCGTTGCTGCTGCAGATCCCCTACGTGGGGCAGCTGCAGGGGCCGCAGGTGCTCAATGCGTTACAGGCGCCCTACGGCAGCGGGTTGTTCGTGACCTTGATGAACTCGCTGTTGTGGTTTTTTGGCATTCACGGCGTGTACGCCCTGCAGCCGCTGTTCGATGTGCTGGATCAGGCCGTGACGCTCAACGCTGCGGCGCTGGCTGCAGGCGAGCCGGTCCGCTACCTGCTCAACAGTGGCCTGTTGGGCAGCTTCGCGTTTATCGGCGGGTCGGGCAGCGCATTGTGCCTGCTCCTGGCAATCCTGCTGTTTTCCAGGAGCCGGTCCATGCGGTTGCTGGCGATGGCCAGCTTGCCGCTGTCGTTATTCAATGTCAGCGAAGTGCTGTTGTTCGGTTTGCCGATCATCCTCAACCCGCGCTTGTTCATCCCGTTTCTATTGGTGCCGGCGTTGAACGCGATGGTGGCGTTGGCAGTGGTGCAATTGGGCTGGGTGTCACCGGCAGTGGCGAGCGTGCCGTTTACCGCGCCGGTGTTGCTCAATGCCTACCTCAGTACCCATGGCGACGTCGCCGCCGTGGTGCTGCAGATCGTGCTGACGGGCCTGGGCACGCTGGTGTATGCGCCTTATGTACGGGCGATTCATCGTCAGGCCAGTGAGGGCGGCACGGTGTACCTCAAGTCACTGGACATGACCTTTCGCGGCCTTGAGGAGAAAGGCCGGTTGCTGGAGTTCGACCCGATCCTGGCATCCCATCGCACCCTGGCCCGCCAGGCGGTTGAGTTGAGCCGCATCCAGCAGATCAGTGATTACGATTTCTATCTTGAATTTCAGCCACAAGTCTCCACCCGCACCGGCCTGTGCACCGGCTGCGAAGCCTTGATGCGGGCCCGGGACGCTCAGGGCACGGTGCATTCGCCCTGGGAGTTCCTGCAATGGCTGGCGCAGGCGCGGTTGATGCCGGACGTGGACGTGTGGGTGGCGTCCCAGGCCGTGCGCCAACATCAAAAGTGGAAGAAGGCCGGGTTTGAATTGCCCATCACCATTAATGTGTCCAGCTTCACGCTCAAGGACGCGGCCTATGGCGATCGCCTGGTGGAGATTCTCGCCCAGGCCCACGGCTGGGTGTCGGTGGAGATCACTGAAGACGCGCTGGTCAGCGATATCCAGGCCGCCCGTCAGACCATTGGCAAACTGCAGGCGTTGGGCGCCAAGGTGTATATCGATGATTTTGGCACCGGGTTTTCGGCGTTGAGTTACCTGCACCAGTTTCCGGTCGATTTCATCAAGATCGATCGCAGCTTCGTGGTCGCCCAGCACGATCCCAAGGGCGCGCAGGTGCTGACGGGCATGCTGCGTTTCTGCGAGGCATTGAACCTGGGCGTGGTGGTGGAAGGGGTCGAGACCGCCGAGCAACTGGCGTTCCTGAATACGGGAGCCGAGTTGTTTATTCAGGGATGGTATTTCAGCAGGGCGTTGCCGGGGGATGAGGTGCCGCAGTTTGTGCGCGAGCGGGCCGCGTTGGCTTGA
- a CDS encoding metal-dependent hydrolase → MLPIRRDIRFALPAGRIMNWHEQGPFVTHFFNALSLLFPQGELFFMDSVRHYRSSIDDPDLKKEIQGFIGQEAMHSREHVAYNELLQAAGLPAHRLDRRLKFFLDLQKKHLPPSFNLAVTIALEHYTAMLAEILLSDPSRFGDSLKGYRQMWYWHALEETEHKAVAYDVWNTVIKPGPGRYLLRTGTMLFTTVLFWLVVFDFHVRLLIADRKSGGYLKEFWRMLKFLYGPKGVFPRMLRPWLHYFKPGFHPWDHDNRARLQGIEGLVEEIEQTNRAYEAA, encoded by the coding sequence ATGTTGCCGATTCGCCGTGATATCCGCTTCGCCCTGCCTGCAGGACGCATCATGAACTGGCATGAACAAGGCCCGTTTGTGACGCACTTTTTCAACGCGCTGTCGCTGTTGTTTCCCCAAGGCGAGCTGTTTTTCATGGACAGCGTGCGCCATTACCGCTCGAGCATCGACGATCCGGATCTGAAGAAGGAAATCCAGGGCTTTATCGGCCAGGAAGCCATGCACAGCCGTGAACACGTGGCCTACAACGAGCTGCTGCAAGCAGCGGGCCTGCCTGCGCACCGCCTCGACCGGCGCCTGAAATTCTTCCTGGACCTGCAGAAGAAACACCTGCCACCGTCATTCAATCTGGCGGTGACCATCGCCCTTGAGCACTACACCGCGATGCTCGCGGAGATCCTGCTGAGCGACCCGTCGCGCTTTGGCGATTCACTCAAAGGCTACCGGCAGATGTGGTATTGGCACGCCCTGGAAGAAACCGAACATAAGGCAGTGGCCTACGATGTGTGGAACACGGTGATCAAGCCTGGGCCCGGGCGCTACCTATTGCGCACCGGCACCATGCTGTTTACCACGGTGCTTTTTTGGCTGGTGGTGTTCGACTTCCACGTGCGCCTGCTGATTGCCGACCGCAAGTCGGGTGGGTATCTGAAGGAGTTCTGGCGCATGCTCAAGTTTCTGTACGGCCCCAAGGGCGTGTTTCCACGCATGCTGCGGCCCTGGCTGCATTATTTCAAACCGGGATTTCATCCCTGGGATCATGACAATCGTGCCCGACTGCAGGGGATAGAAGGGTTGGTCGAGGAAATCGAACAGACCAATCGGGCCTACGAGGCCGCCTAG